A portion of the Brevundimonas pondensis genome contains these proteins:
- a CDS encoding TonB-dependent receptor, whose amino-acid sequence MKLRLLLSTAILPLTFAVAAQAADVAPSAVVEPAGDGVIGRVVNAEGAPLPGAEIVERGTGRRVVSNTQGEFILTGVSGQVELDVRYIGLPSTSQTVMATPGRLTSVTVTMGGGDVTTVADVVVTGVITDGIARSLNQQKNADGTINVLSSDAIGRYPDPNVAESLQRVPGIAIQRDQGEGRYINVRGAPSAFTAVSVDGVTVPAVDPGTRAVDLDTLPSDIVSNIEVSKTLLPSQDADSIAGAVNIKTRSPFDTRRLAVSGYAGGSYNDYGGNDTRAGATVSNVFGASQTFGALLSLSYSETNRRPENIENAWVEGGSSYVIEETLFKQYETQRTRQALTGALEWRPSDQTRLYARGSYADFEDDEYRNTLILGYGDGALQAGATDTTATYTGARIYRGLRHRTQNNEITTLVLGGEHSFDNGMVWDADLSWANSEQTYPHRDELVYRSTSTTLGYDTSNHYAPTYFYGPNSPIFGETATGFFATPGNFSFRENTFRSNTTQQEDVAFRTNLEIPSQFAGREVAWKFGLKYATREVDADEERQRNRAGAASPGALASMWGDEQGRNFGYNLGTQYDKGLVDAYLAAAKAASPRRMPDSLTADYTAQEDILAGYGQARFDIGATNITVGLRVEQTKFDGSALSVVDFDENDPATVTPVNVSRDDTEFFPNLTVRHAFSDNLIGRVALTRSISRPEFSQIVPRRVENTDGINVEYEIGNPDLQPTLSNNFDAGLEYYFASLGVVSANVFYKDLSDYRYVLNYEVERPVGSDTATDSYSTPINAPDGHLMGLELNWQQKFGFLPGWMSGFGVFANFTVTDAEIKTAQSYGGRDTFALPGQSDTNYNAALFYEKGGFSARLSYTKRSDYLEEINADDAGLDLYVEGREQLDFTASYDFGNGFEVFGEAKNLTDSAGIKYFGTRQRTYEYEKFGYNAFVGVRFKY is encoded by the coding sequence ATGAAACTTCGCCTTCTGCTGAGCACGGCTATCCTGCCGCTCACCTTCGCCGTGGCTGCACAGGCCGCTGACGTCGCACCGAGCGCCGTGGTCGAACCGGCCGGCGACGGTGTGATCGGCCGTGTGGTCAACGCCGAGGGCGCGCCCCTGCCGGGCGCCGAGATCGTCGAGCGCGGCACGGGCCGCCGCGTGGTCAGCAACACCCAGGGCGAGTTCATCCTGACGGGCGTCTCCGGTCAGGTCGAACTGGACGTGCGCTACATCGGCCTGCCCTCGACCAGTCAGACGGTCATGGCGACGCCGGGCCGCCTGACCTCGGTCACGGTGACGATGGGCGGAGGCGATGTGACCACGGTGGCCGACGTGGTGGTGACGGGCGTCATCACCGATGGCATCGCCCGTTCGCTGAACCAGCAGAAGAACGCCGACGGCACGATCAACGTCCTCTCGTCGGACGCCATCGGCCGCTACCCCGATCCCAATGTCGCCGAGTCGCTGCAACGCGTCCCCGGCATCGCCATCCAGCGTGACCAGGGCGAAGGCCGCTACATCAACGTGCGCGGCGCCCCCTCGGCCTTCACCGCCGTGTCGGTGGACGGCGTGACCGTCCCGGCGGTCGATCCGGGCACCCGCGCGGTCGATCTGGACACCCTGCCCAGCGACATCGTCTCGAACATCGAGGTCTCCAAGACCTTGCTGCCCAGCCAGGACGCCGACTCGATCGCCGGTGCGGTGAACATCAAGACGCGTTCGCCCTTCGACACCCGTCGTCTGGCGGTCAGCGGCTACGCCGGCGGCAGCTACAATGACTACGGCGGCAACGACACCCGCGCCGGCGCCACGGTCTCAAACGTCTTCGGCGCCAGCCAGACCTTCGGCGCCCTGCTGTCCCTCAGCTACTCCGAAACCAACCGCCGCCCCGAGAACATCGAGAACGCCTGGGTCGAGGGCGGCAGCTCCTATGTGATCGAGGAGACCCTGTTCAAGCAGTATGAGACCCAGCGCACGCGTCAGGCCCTGACCGGCGCCCTGGAATGGCGGCCGTCGGATCAGACCCGTCTCTATGCGCGCGGCTCCTATGCCGACTTCGAGGACGACGAGTACCGCAACACCCTGATCCTGGGCTATGGCGACGGCGCCCTGCAGGCCGGGGCGACCGACACGACCGCGACCTACACCGGCGCGCGTATCTATCGCGGCCTGCGTCACCGCACCCAGAACAACGAGATCACCACCCTGGTCCTGGGCGGCGAGCACAGCTTCGACAACGGCATGGTCTGGGACGCCGATCTGTCCTGGGCCAACAGCGAGCAGACCTATCCGCACCGCGACGAACTGGTCTATCGTTCGACGTCGACAACGTTGGGCTACGACACCAGCAACCACTACGCCCCGACCTACTTCTACGGGCCGAACAGCCCGATCTTCGGCGAGACGGCGACGGGCTTCTTCGCCACGCCGGGCAACTTCTCGTTCCGCGAGAACACCTTCCGCTCGAACACGACCCAGCAGGAAGACGTCGCCTTCCGCACCAATCTGGAAATCCCCAGCCAGTTCGCCGGTCGCGAAGTCGCCTGGAAGTTCGGCCTGAAATACGCCACCCGCGAGGTCGACGCCGACGAAGAGCGTCAACGCAACCGCGCCGGCGCGGCTAGCCCGGGCGCGCTGGCCTCGATGTGGGGCGACGAGCAGGGGCGCAACTTCGGCTATAATCTGGGAACCCAGTACGACAAGGGTCTGGTCGACGCCTATCTGGCCGCCGCCAAGGCCGCCTCGCCGCGCCGGATGCCCGACTCGCTGACGGCGGACTATACGGCGCAGGAGGACATCCTGGCCGGTTACGGTCAGGCGCGCTTCGACATCGGTGCGACCAACATCACGGTCGGCCTGCGCGTCGAGCAGACCAAGTTCGACGGTTCGGCCCTGAGCGTGGTCGATTTCGACGAGAACGATCCGGCCACGGTGACGCCGGTCAACGTCAGCCGCGACGACACCGAGTTCTTCCCCAACCTGACCGTTCGTCATGCCTTCAGCGATAATCTGATTGGTCGCGTCGCCCTGACGCGCTCGATCTCGCGCCCGGAGTTCAGCCAGATCGTCCCGCGCCGGGTCGAGAACACCGACGGCATCAATGTCGAGTACGAGATCGGCAACCCCGACCTGCAGCCGACCCTGTCGAACAATTTCGATGCGGGTCTGGAATACTACTTCGCCTCGCTGGGCGTGGTCTCGGCCAACGTCTTCTACAAGGACCTGAGCGACTATCGCTACGTCCTGAACTACGAGGTCGAGCGTCCGGTCGGCAGCGACACGGCCACGGACTCCTACTCGACCCCGATCAACGCGCCGGACGGCCACCTGATGGGTCTGGAACTGAACTGGCAGCAGAAGTTCGGCTTCCTGCCGGGCTGGATGTCGGGCTTCGGCGTCTTCGCCAACTTCACGGTCACGGACGCCGAGATCAAGACGGCCCAGAGCTACGGCGGGCGCGACACCTTCGCCCTGCCGGGCCAGTCGGACACCAACTACAACGCGGCCCTCTTCTACGAGAAGGGCGGCTTCTCGGCCCGCCTGTCCTACACCAAGCGCAGCGACTATCTGGAAGAGATCAACGCCGACGATGCGGGTCTGGACCTTTATGTCGAGGGCCGCGAGCAGCTGGACTTCACCGCCAGCTACGACTTCGGCAACGGCTTCGAGGTGTTCGGCGAGGCGAAGAACCTGACCGACTCCGCCGGGATCAAATATTTCGGCACGCGCCAGCGGACCTATGAGTACGAGAAGTTCGGTTACAACGCCTTCGTCGGCGTGCGCTTCAAGTACTGA
- a CDS encoding aspartyl protease family protein, which yields MRLEVLSLPLSRRAALGLSAGGVAGIALGHGVEAQAWPQTQLQPSPELTPALPEPDEDARLVQNLLTRAGVEVTVGSRRKPVFVIDTGAERTAISDRLAAELNLRPHRPVLVHGVTAAEMVRTVQLPRLEFFGQRFTDLKPPVFPFEVLAADGLLGLDVLSRFRLTLDLEHRKVSMTPSVLVSPNQRYIPGQSDRVPDQIIPTRTGRFGQLILTNVRVDGVEAVAFIDSGAQYSIGNRALMRAVDVRMAPILRPQVRVHGVIGQSLLVDVGAVTSLRLTQRELGAMTLLFGDLYAFQVLGLAERPALLLGADLLSRFTHVVLDYGQSRITLGPPSRRRQPPPVRSP from the coding sequence TTGCGTCTCGAGGTTCTGAGTCTCCCTCTGTCCCGCCGCGCTGCGCTGGGCCTGAGCGCAGGCGGCGTCGCCGGCATCGCCCTGGGTCACGGCGTCGAGGCCCAGGCCTGGCCCCAGACTCAGCTTCAGCCCTCGCCTGAACTGACGCCGGCCCTGCCCGAGCCCGACGAAGACGCCCGTCTGGTCCAGAACCTGCTGACACGCGCCGGCGTCGAGGTAACCGTCGGAAGCCGTCGCAAACCTGTATTTGTCATCGACACTGGCGCTGAACGCACCGCCATCTCGGATCGGCTGGCGGCCGAGTTGAACCTCCGCCCGCATCGTCCTGTTCTCGTGCACGGCGTGACCGCCGCCGAGATGGTGCGCACCGTCCAACTCCCCCGACTGGAATTCTTCGGACAACGCTTCACGGATCTGAAGCCGCCCGTCTTTCCCTTCGAGGTCCTCGCCGCCGACGGGTTGCTGGGTCTGGACGTCCTGTCCCGTTTCCGACTGACCCTGGACCTGGAACACCGGAAGGTTTCCATGACTCCTTCGGTGCTGGTATCGCCGAACCAACGCTACATACCCGGCCAGAGTGATCGCGTGCCGGATCAGATCATCCCGACGCGAACAGGTCGGTTCGGCCAACTGATCCTGACCAATGTTCGTGTTGACGGGGTCGAGGCGGTGGCCTTCATCGACAGCGGCGCCCAGTACTCCATCGGCAACCGGGCCCTGATGCGGGCCGTGGACGTTCGCATGGCCCCGATCCTGCGACCGCAGGTTCGCGTGCATGGCGTCATAGGTCAGTCGCTTCTCGTGGATGTCGGCGCCGTGACCAGTCTGCGTCTGACGCAACGTGAACTGGGCGCCATGACGCTTCTGTTCGGCGATCTGTACGCCTTCCAGGTACTCGGCCTTGCCGAACGTCCGGCCCTGCTGCTGGGCGCCGACCTTCTGTCGCGTTTCACCCATGTCGTACTGGACTATGGCCAGTCGCGCATCACCTTGGGGCCCCCGTCCCGGCGGCGGCAACCGCCGCCCGTCAGATCGCCTTGA
- a CDS encoding tyrosine recombinase XerC produces MADAGLTASEALLAWLEHLAHERRLSPRTLEAYGHIGRHYVAFLERHRGGPQTLADLGAVTAAEVRAHLAERRTGERPLNARSLSQTLAAIRGFHLFLDRRCGVAAPQLALVRGPRVKPSLPRPVTEDQAKGLLHEPEADPDMEPWEAARDRAVLTLLYGCGLRISEALSLKRSDAPLPDALRITGKGGKMRLAPILPQVREAVDAYLALQPFILDADQPLFRAKRGGALSPRHVQATVQRLRGRLGLPASATPHALRHSFATHLLGAGADLRSIQELLGHASLSTTQKYTQVDAARLLAAYAEAHPRG; encoded by the coding sequence ATGGCCGACGCAGGCTTGACGGCCTCAGAGGCCCTCCTCGCCTGGCTCGAACATCTGGCGCACGAGCGTCGCCTGTCGCCGCGCACCCTGGAGGCCTACGGCCATATCGGGCGGCACTACGTGGCCTTCCTCGAACGTCATCGCGGCGGGCCGCAGACCCTGGCCGACCTCGGCGCCGTCACCGCCGCCGAGGTGCGCGCCCATCTGGCCGAGCGCCGGACAGGCGAGCGCCCCCTGAACGCCCGCTCGCTCAGCCAGACGCTCGCCGCCATTCGCGGTTTTCACCTCTTCCTCGACCGGCGCTGCGGCGTGGCCGCGCCGCAGCTGGCCCTGGTGCGCGGCCCGCGCGTCAAGCCGTCCCTGCCCCGCCCGGTCACCGAGGATCAGGCCAAGGGCCTGCTGCACGAACCCGAGGCCGACCCCGACATGGAGCCCTGGGAGGCCGCGCGCGACCGCGCCGTCCTGACCCTGCTCTACGGCTGCGGCCTGCGGATATCCGAGGCCCTGTCGCTGAAGCGGTCCGACGCCCCCCTGCCCGACGCCCTGCGCATCACCGGCAAGGGCGGCAAGATGCGGCTGGCCCCGATCCTGCCCCAGGTGCGCGAAGCGGTGGACGCCTATCTAGCCCTCCAGCCCTTCATCCTCGACGCCGACCAGCCCCTGTTCCGCGCCAAGCGCGGCGGGGCGCTCAGCCCGCGCCACGTCCAGGCTACCGTCCAGCGCCTGCGCGGCCGCCTCGGCCTGCCCGCCTCGGCCACGCCCCACGCCCTGCGCCACAGCTTCGCCACCCACCTGCTGGGGGCCGGGGCCGATCTGCGCTCCATTCAGGAGCTGCTGGGCCACGCCAGCCTGTCCACCACCCAGAAATACACCCAGGTCGACGCCGCCCGCCTGCTGGCCGCCTACGCCGAGGCCCACCCGCGCGGCTGA
- the lpdA gene encoding dihydrolipoyl dehydrogenase: MADAPQTYDVVIIGGGPGGYNAAIRAGQLGLKVACVEMRSTLGGTCLNVGCMPSKALLHASELYEAAGKDFAGIGIEVKPKLNLPQMHKAKDDSVEALTKGIEFLFKKNKVDWLKGRGRIAGQGKVEVEAADGSKTTYDAKNIIIATGSEPTPLPGVAFEEGKVIDSTGALFLPKVPKHMIVIGAGVIGLELGSVWRRLGAEVTVVEYLDKVGAGMDAEVATAFQRGLAKQGMTFRMGTKVTGAKSVKDGVELTVEPAAGGAAETIKGDVVLVAIGRRPYTEGLGLETVGVTPDQRGFVGHDHFKTSAPGVWVIGDVTHGPMLAHKAEEDAVAAVELIAGKPGHVDYDLVPSVIYTTPEVAWVGKTEEQLKAAGVAYKKGKFPFAANSRAKINHESDGFVKVLADATTDKLLGVHIYGPQAGELISEASMTMAFGGSSEDIARTCHPHPTRSEAVRQAAMGVDGWTMQA, from the coding sequence ATGGCCGACGCCCCCCAGACCTACGACGTGGTGATCATCGGGGGCGGGCCGGGCGGCTATAACGCCGCCATCCGCGCCGGCCAGCTGGGCCTCAAGGTCGCCTGCGTCGAGATGCGCTCGACCCTCGGCGGCACCTGCCTGAACGTCGGCTGCATGCCTTCCAAGGCCCTGCTGCACGCCTCGGAACTGTATGAGGCCGCGGGCAAGGACTTCGCCGGCATCGGCATCGAGGTGAAGCCCAAGCTGAACCTGCCCCAGATGCACAAGGCCAAGGACGACAGCGTCGAGGCCCTGACCAAGGGCATCGAATTCCTGTTCAAGAAGAACAAGGTCGACTGGCTGAAGGGGCGCGGCCGCATCGCTGGCCAGGGTAAGGTCGAGGTCGAGGCCGCCGACGGCTCGAAGACCACCTATGACGCCAAGAACATCATCATCGCCACCGGCTCCGAGCCGACCCCGCTGCCGGGCGTCGCCTTCGAGGAGGGCAAGGTCATCGACTCGACCGGCGCCCTGTTCCTGCCCAAGGTGCCCAAGCACATGATCGTCATCGGCGCGGGCGTGATCGGCCTGGAGCTGGGCTCGGTTTGGCGCCGTCTGGGCGCCGAAGTCACCGTCGTCGAATACCTGGACAAGGTCGGCGCCGGCATGGACGCCGAGGTCGCCACCGCCTTCCAGCGCGGTCTGGCCAAGCAGGGCATGACCTTCCGCATGGGCACCAAGGTCACGGGCGCCAAGTCGGTCAAGGACGGCGTCGAGCTGACGGTCGAACCCGCCGCTGGCGGCGCCGCTGAAACGATCAAGGGCGACGTCGTCCTGGTCGCCATCGGCCGTCGTCCCTACACCGAGGGCCTGGGCCTGGAGACAGTCGGCGTCACGCCGGACCAGCGCGGCTTCGTCGGCCACGACCACTTCAAGACCTCGGCGCCGGGCGTCTGGGTCATCGGCGACGTGACCCACGGCCCGATGCTGGCCCACAAGGCCGAGGAAGACGCCGTCGCCGCCGTAGAACTGATCGCTGGCAAGCCGGGCCACGTCGACTACGACCTGGTCCCGTCGGTCATCTACACCACGCCGGAAGTGGCCTGGGTCGGCAAGACCGAAGAGCAGCTGAAGGCCGCGGGCGTCGCCTACAAGAAGGGCAAGTTCCCCTTCGCCGCCAACAGCCGCGCCAAGATCAACCACGAGAGCGACGGCTTCGTGAAGGTCCTGGCCGATGCGACGACGGACAAGCTGCTGGGCGTCCATATCTACGGCCCGCAGGCCGGTGAACTGATCAGCGAAGCCTCGATGACCATGGCTTTCGGCGGCTCGTCCGAAGACATCGCCCGCACCTGCCACCCGCACCCGACCCGCTCGGAAGCCGTCCGCCAGGCGGCCATGGGCGTCGATGGCTGGACCATGCAGGCCTAG
- a CDS encoding DUF484 family protein — MSTSLDLSPDAAEGLHWPEVRAWLNAHPDRLLDDRTLLEELGLRATGRNVVDFGRAALTRLEAVVQREAGARKQIEEIARANFAAQTQTHVSALDLMEATSHAELSRQLDATSQARFGLAGGAIAMEKPGAVPFGWKALEPGRVDALLGDDGLEWLGPNFTGLDLFGPAEGEVKSVALVRMSLHLPGSDGARPALCAFGSHEDDGFTPAMGCELVAFITRVVERMAERWPTQA, encoded by the coding sequence TTGAGCACTTCCCTGGACCTCTCTCCTGACGCCGCCGAGGGCCTTCACTGGCCCGAGGTGCGGGCCTGGCTGAACGCCCATCCCGATCGTCTGCTGGACGACCGCACCCTTCTCGAAGAACTGGGCCTGCGCGCCACCGGCCGCAACGTGGTTGATTTCGGCCGCGCGGCCCTGACCCGGCTGGAGGCCGTGGTCCAGCGCGAGGCCGGCGCCCGCAAGCAGATCGAAGAGATCGCCCGCGCCAACTTCGCCGCCCAGACCCAGACCCACGTCTCCGCCCTCGACCTGATGGAGGCGACCAGCCACGCCGAGCTGTCGCGTCAGCTGGACGCCACGTCGCAAGCCCGCTTCGGTCTGGCGGGCGGCGCCATCGCCATGGAGAAGCCCGGCGCCGTGCCCTTCGGCTGGAAGGCGCTGGAGCCGGGCCGCGTCGACGCCCTGCTGGGCGACGACGGTCTGGAATGGCTCGGCCCCAACTTCACGGGTCTGGACCTATTCGGCCCCGCCGAGGGCGAGGTGAAGTCGGTGGCCCTGGTGCGGATGAGCCTGCATCTGCCGGGTTCGGACGGCGCCCGCCCGGCCCTGTGCGCCTTCGGCTCGCATGAGGACGACGGCTTCACCCCGGCCATGGGCTGCGAACTGGTGGCCTTCATCACCCGCGTGGTCGAACGCATGGCCGAGCGATGGCCGACGCAGGCTTGA
- a CDS encoding SDR family oxidoreductase: MDLKLTGKRALICGGSSGLGQAVATALVAEGAHVALLSRDAAKLQAVADELNAMGPGKAVIAPADLADHAGLLKAVDVAESALGGPIEILLNNTGGPPPSGVNGLEPAVWRDHFESMVLSVFRLTDRVLPGMRAMGWGRILNVASITVIEPVGTLGVSNTLRASVAAWAKTLAGEVAANGVTVNTLLPGRIDTPRIERLDAARAAATGVEPAEARAESVKSIPAGRIGTTEEFGAVAAFLASPLAGYVTGSLIRVDGGAVKAI, translated from the coding sequence ATGGACCTGAAACTCACCGGCAAGCGCGCCCTGATCTGCGGCGGCTCCAGCGGCCTGGGGCAGGCGGTGGCGACGGCTCTGGTGGCCGAGGGGGCGCATGTAGCCCTGCTGTCGCGCGATGCGGCCAAGCTGCAGGCCGTGGCCGACGAGCTGAACGCCATGGGGCCGGGCAAGGCCGTGATCGCCCCCGCTGATCTGGCCGACCATGCGGGCCTGCTGAAGGCCGTCGATGTGGCCGAGTCCGCTCTGGGCGGGCCGATCGAGATTTTGCTGAACAATACCGGCGGACCGCCGCCGTCGGGCGTCAACGGGCTGGAGCCCGCGGTCTGGCGCGATCATTTCGAGTCCATGGTGCTGTCGGTCTTCCGCCTGACGGACCGGGTGCTGCCGGGGATGCGGGCCATGGGCTGGGGGCGGATTCTCAACGTCGCCTCCATCACCGTGATCGAGCCGGTCGGGACCCTGGGCGTGTCCAACACCCTGCGCGCCTCGGTGGCGGCCTGGGCCAAGACCCTGGCGGGCGAGGTCGCGGCCAATGGCGTGACGGTCAACACCCTGCTGCCGGGTCGTATCGACACGCCGCGCATCGAGCGCCTGGACGCCGCCCGCGCCGCCGCCACCGGGGTCGAACCCGCCGAGGCGCGCGCGGAATCGGTGAAATCCATCCCGGCGGGCCGCATCGGCACGACCGAGGAGTTCGGCGCCGTCGCCGCCTTCCTGGCCAGTCCGCTGGCGGGCTATGTCACCGGGTCGCTGATCCGCGTGGACGGGGGAGCGGTCAAGGCGATCTGA